From Punica granatum isolate Tunisia-2019 chromosome 1, ASM765513v2, whole genome shotgun sequence:
TTCACTTCTTCAAGCTGCCCCTGATGCCCGGGCGAGGCTTCGACGATTCGGCCGCGCAAGTGGCGTGGAGGTtgttgagcttggactcgtcGAATGGGATCTTGGGGTGGCGGGCGTCGTGATGAATCTGCATCGATTTGATGTCGGGGGCCGTGATCTTGCAGAGGGGACACTCGTACTTGGCGTGCCCGCCCTTCTCGATGCCGGAGCGATCGGCCCGGCCGGCCTTGCCGCCGCCTCGGTTGGTGGTGGCCGCGTCGACCTTGGCGGCGATCTCCTTGGCGGTGTGCTTCTTGGGCTTCGCCTTCCCGGTCATGTCTGGGTAGGGACTGTCCCTCGTGCGCCGGCGAAAGGTGGTTCCTTTATTGATTAATTCCTCCCTTCCCCTGGTTGCTGTTGTTGGGTTTTCGTCCTCTCCCCCTGCCGATGGAGAAGAGGGAGGAGAGGGCGATGGAAGCGATCGGCTCGGCTTCTCTGATCTGTGAAAACCCTAGTTAGGGAAAGGCGGCTGATTGGGGAACAGTGGTGTCTGCGAGGGCTTCGATGTTCCAATTTGGTGCGTCCATTATCGCTATCTTGTATAGGCTTATCAGAGCGGCCATAGATCAGACAGTGGGATCCCCTGCGGTCGCCTCCACCGTATCCCCCAATTATGGGCTCTGATAGATTGGCCCACCACATTTCTCTTCCCCTTCAGTTGGGCCCACTGGGCCATCCACGGGCTCCCACGACTCACGGTTTGGGCCTTCTTTCAGGATTAAAAGGTCGCTGTTACGCCTGTCATTGTCTTTGTGTCAGTGTCAGAGTTTGGAGGCCGTGCGAGCATCCACATATTGAGGCTCTCAGGCCCAGTCCTCCTCGGGATTGACAAGTTAAAATAGATATTCCAAAATGAGGACATCAATACTTGGGGTATGTACATGTAATATGCGAGTAGATATTAGCCTACGTACGTTGAAAGCAATCCATATACAGATAGAGAATCCGATTGTCGCACTCGGAGACAGACCAAAATGTCAGCCCCGTGACATCAACATGTCATATTTGCATTTTCCTACAATTAACTAACTGCACTTTCGAGCATCTTTAGTTgataaataattagaaaatgaGATCATTCAGGAATCTCATTGAATGCTAAGATTACGTATTGAATTTCTGATAGTAGATGTATAATAAAAAAGGCATCTGCG
This genomic window contains:
- the LOC116212974 gene encoding protein METHYLENE BLUE SENSITIVITY 1-like, which gives rise to MTGKAKPKKHTAKEIAAKVDAATTNRGGGKAGRADRSGIEKGGHAKYECPLCKITAPDIKSMQIHHDARHPKIPFDESKLNNLHATCAAESSKPRPGIRGSLKK